One stretch of Xiphophorus hellerii strain 12219 chromosome 21, Xiphophorus_hellerii-4.1, whole genome shotgun sequence DNA includes these proteins:
- the wdr97 gene encoding WD repeat-containing protein 97 isoform X3 gives MKSKARLMRTIYVPKPKQSVSPVETEVPAEKQIVKTKVTKKAPVLKALLAKQVKMEKGKKLSGSVESAQLDWWSQPRSQSLLPTPIPTHLQKISQHTPSFLSQFSSMEWFSDLYPDKKSVASDISPEDVFQQLLRYVQNSNGKVNSKVLGAVRAAQTLQSQNVFDVTDKQYTNLTDTWEKFIQPSMSNQARDVVVEMLNLLVDLKSEITIDVTKKLITLLANKELNLQRPILRLLEGLGVRQAQHFLEREFQNWGQELEGNPNKMEIINEKADCWMEHWTTKFKDYNRFLNIETSSQWKQSTFNGLDVLKFFCLIKKEEIRRACFIPAAQKYKVLVPQQKWTFKPILRLGETYTMARKWKKTRYCVFEPNFPNWIHLPLSRVSLRPFHTNSYERLVRLPTRTYFIPQQSTAEYYRRKFKNRPVITSPAPSYHPAAPPPTPDLNLNLFNN, from the exons ATGAAGTCCAAAGCACGTTTAATGCGAACCATTTACGTTCCAAAGCCAAAACAATCGGTCAGTCCTGTGGAAACTGAAGTgcctgcagaaaaacag ATTGTGAAGACAAAGGTGACCAAAAAGGCTCCAGTGTTGAAAGCTCTACTtgcaaaacaagtcaaaatggaAAAG GGTAAAAAGCTCTCCGGTTCAGTGGAGTCAGCCCAGTTGGACTGGTGGAGTCAACCGAGATCCCAATCTCTTCTTCCTACCCCAATACCAACTCACCTCCAGAAAATCTCCCAGCATACTCCATCATTCCTCAGTCAGTTTTCAAGTATGGAATGGTTTTCTGATCTGTATCCTGACAAAAag AGTGTCGCAAGCGACATTTCTCCTGAGGACGTCTTCCAGCAGCTACTAAGATACGTGCAAAACTCCAACGGCAAAGTAAACTCCAAGGTCCTTGGAGCAGTTCGTGCAGCGCAAACTCTGCAAAGCCAGAACGTCTTTGATGTCACAGATAAACAATACACAAACCTCACCGACACTTGGGAAAAATTCATACAGCCATCAATG tCAAATCAAGCACGCGATGTGGTTGTTGAGATGTTAAATTTGCTGGTGGATTTGAAATCGGAAATCACTATCGATGTTACAAAAAAACTTATAACTCTTCTGGCAAATAAGGAACTGAATCTCCA GAGACCAATATTACGCCTCCTTGAGGGTTTGGGTGTGCGTCAGGCACAGCATTTCCTGGAACGCGAATTTCAAAACTGGGGTCAGGAACTGGAGGGCAACCCTAACAAGATGGAGATAATTAACGAAAAAGCAGACTGCTGGATGGAGCATTGGACCACAAAATTCAAA GATTACAACCGCTTTCTGAACATTGAAACTTCATCGCAGTGGAAACAGTCCACCTTCAACGGATTGGATGTCCTgaaatttttctgtttgattaaaaaagaagagatcAGAAGGGCCTGCTTTATTCCTGCTGCCCAAAAATACAAAGTGCTCGTGCCTCAGCAGAAGTG gaCTTTCAAACCAATTTTACGCCTGGGAGAGACATACACCATGgccagaaaatggaaaaagacaaGATACT GTGTTTTTGAGCCTAACTTTCCCAATTGGATCCATCTGCCTCTGTCTCGTGTCAGCCTGCGTCCGTTTCACACAAACTCGTATGAGCGCTTGGTGAGGCTCCCTACCCGAACTTACTTCATCCCTCAGCAGTCTACAGCGGAGTACTACAGGCGAAAATTCAAAAACAGGCCTGTAATAACCTCACCAGCACCATCCTACCACCCTGCTGCTCCACCACCAACTCCTGACCTAAATCTGAACTTATTCAACAATTAA
- the LOC116711808 gene encoding leucine-rich repeat-containing protein 14: protein MVHSLVRLCAREVVSDHSSSPTWLRWVPRELYGALLEAAFACCRPLAVGELVQRWPERTLRVGGRRKTGQTSPSRLCIQSLLLAVVRGLADQRSALQVLDVCGLQGDEGGMGDPMGGWSLTVALCTMVVQAKAGAHRTQRKEGDRERKRFSALERERDLKRERGQRMGVKELKDGETCREKTRSKSPVSDEELIKGIRRRMEMERKRGVVVTGSEGGKLETEEKEADWDVLVQVRADIFVNARSWERVRLALSTSGPLKLQCRYLRVEEISVTSIRTLLNLLPRRALLGIDIRYSSLGVAGLAELLPLLSAFPQLNSLRLHYCNLDIRRDNLGQEGVLRDLSQGLSNLQELRQLSLTALRLPGQLRVLLSSLPQPLEVLELPYLSLSPADLAYLSCSHHVSSLLQLDLSENCLDETTVPSIRRLLCQASSSLQHLSLSGCGLTDGLLGMLLSSLGGCWALKSLALALNPLSRAGLCDLMRTAARMPCLRLLLYPNPLEDYQPGLPELPSSTQLLEWPLDESIDNNTTSNKLSKVLMDSGRSDLLLTCDLLNFDKDMVD from the exons ATGGTGCATTCGTTGGTGAGACTTTGTGCCAGGGAGGTGGTCAGTGACCACAGCTCGTCACCCACCTGGCTTCGCTGGGTTCCCAGGGAGCTTTACGGGGCGCTGCTGGAGGCCGCCTTCGCCTGCTGCAGACCGCTGGCGGTGGGCGAGCTGGTGCAGCGGTGGCCTGAGCGGACTCTGCGCGTCGGAGGACGGAGGAAAACTGGGCAGACTTCGCCCAGTCGGCTCTGCATCCAGTCTCTATTACTGGCTGTGGTCAGAGGACTGGCGGACCAAAG GTCAGCCCTGCAGGTACTGGATGTCTGTGGTCTGCAGGGAGACGAGGGAGGAATGGGGGACCCAATGGGAGGCTGGTCGCTTACTGTGGCCCTTTGCACCATGGTCGTACAGGCCAAAGCTGGAGCACACAGGACTCAGAGGAAAGAAGGAGACCGAGAGAGGAAACGATTCTCAGCTCTCGAGAGGGAAAGggatttaaaaagagaaagagggcAGAGGATGGGAGTGAAGGAGTTAAAGGACGGTGAGACTTGCAGAGAGAAGACAAGATCCAAGAGTCCTGTCAGTGATGAAGAGCTTATAAAAGGGATCAGAAGGAGGAtggagatggaaagaaaaagagggGTTGTAGTGACGGGCTCAGAAGGCGGTAAActtgaaacagaagaaaaagaggcaGACTGGGACGTGTTGGTACAGGTTAGGGCGGATATTTTTGTGAACGCCCGTTCTTGGGAGCGTGTTCGCTTGGCTCTGAGCACATCAGGACCCTTGAAGCTGCAGTGTAGATACCTGCGAGTGGAAGAGATTTCAGTGACAAGCATCAGGACTCTGCTAAACCTTCTGCCTCGCAGGGCGCTCTTAGGCATCGACATTCGTTACAGCAGCCTCGGTGTGGCCGGGTTAGCTGAACTGTTGCCTCTTCTCTCCGCCTTCCCCCAGCTGAACTCTCTGCGGCTGCATTACTGCAACCTGGACATTCGTAGAGACAACCTCGGTCAAGAGGGGGTCCTGAGGGACCTTTCACAGGGGCTTTCAAACCTACAAGAACTGCGACAGCTCAGCCTCACTGCCTTGCGACTGCCAGGACAGCTGCGGGTGTTGCTCAG CTCGTTGCCTCAGCCCTTGGAGGTCCTGGAGCTTCCCTATTTAAGCCTGAGTCCAGCCGACCTCGCCTATCTGTCCTGCAGTCAtcatgtttcctctctgctgcagctggatcTCAGTGAGAACTGTCTGGATGAAACCACGGTGCCCTCAATCCGCCGCCTCCTCTGCCAGGCCTCCAGCAGCCTGCAGCACCTCTCTCTGAGCGGCTGTGGTCTGACCGATGGCCTGCTGGGCATGCTGCTGTCCTCACTGGGCGGCTGCTGGGCCCTAAAGAGCCTGGCTTTAGCCCTGAACCCCTTGTCCAGAGCGGGTCTCTGTGATTTGATGCGGACAGCAGCAAGAATGCCCTGCCTGCGACTGTTGCTCTATCCAAACCCTCTGGAGGATTACCAGCCAGGGCTGCCCGAGCTGCCTTCTAGCACCCAGCTGTTGGAGTGGCCTCTGGATGAGTCCATAGACAATAACACAACCAGCAACAAGCTCAGCAAGGTGTTGATGGACAGCGGACGCTCTGACCTTCTCTTGACCTGTGACCTGCTTAATTTTGATAAAGACATGGTGGACTAG